GCCTATCCACTCGGCGCATTCTTCATTACCGAAGGTGCGATTCCGTTTGCAGCAGCGGACCCGGCGCGTGTTATCCCGTCCATGGTGGCAGGTAGTGCCCTCGCCGGAATGTTGACAATGTTGTTCGGCATCGATCTTCAGGCACCACACGGCGGAATTATTGTAGCTCCATTGGTGGCAGGCGGAATAACGCAAATTCTGCTTTACCTGGTGGCAATTATTGCCGGATCGATTCTTGGCGCAATTATTGTAGGATTGTTGAAAAAAGACCTAAGAAAAGCTTAAAATGATAAAGTTAGGGTATTTCCATCATTAACACTAATTCTTAGGAGGAATTATCATGGTAGAAAAAACTTTTAAAATTACATCTGCTGACGGTGTACACGCTCGTCCAGCCACTGTTCTCGTTCAGAACGCTGGTAAATACGAGTCTGATATCAACTTACATTACAAAGAGAAGGCCGTGAACCTGAAATCCATCATGGGAATCATGAGCCTTGGCATCCCTGCCGGCGCAGAAGTGAAGATTACTGCAGAAGGCAACGATGAACAAGAAGCAATCGATCATTTAGAAAAAACTATGAAGAATGAAGGCTTGGGGGAATAACAGCATGACACAGCTTCAAGGTATTGCAGCTTCCAGCGGCATCGCCATAGCGAAAGTATATCGTCTGGAAGCTCCAGACCTTTCGTTCACGAAAAACGCTATTGAACAACCAGAAGAAGAAGTAAAACGCCTGCATGAGGCTTTGAACACTTCTAAATCAGAATTGGAGAAAATCAAGGAACATACGAAGAAATCACTTGGTGACGAACATGCAGAAATCTTTTCTGCTCACCTTTTGGTCCTTAGTGATCCGGAGTTGATCCAGCCTGTAGAAGATAAAATCAAGAGTGATAATGTAAATGCTGAGTTTGCCTTATCTGAAACGGCGGATATGTTTATCAACATGTTTGAAAGCATGGATAACGAGTACATGCGCGAACGTGCTGCTGATATCCGCGACGTTACAAAACGTGTTATGGCCCACCTTCTGGGTGTGACCTTCCCGGATCCAGCATTGATCAACGAAGAAGTAGTCATCGTTGCCGATGATCTTACTCCTTCTGATACAGCTCAATTAAACAAACAGTACGTTAAAGGGTTTACTACAGACATCGGAGGACGTACATCCCACTCCGCTATCATGGCCCGCTCGCTTGAAATCCCTGCGGTCGTAGGTACGAAGAACATCACTTCCCAGGCTGATAAAGATACGATGATCATCGTTGACGGTATCAGCGGAGATGTCATCATCGATCCTTCTGAGGAGCAGATTGCAGCGTACAAACAGAAGCAGGATGATTTCGAGAAGCAGAAACAGGAATGGGCGAAGCTTAAAGATGAGCCGACCATCACTTCTGAAGGGGAGCACGTGGAGCTTGTTGCCAACATCGGTACTCCGGAAGACGTAGAAGGAGTTTTGAACAACGGCGGTGAAGGTGTCGGTCTGTATCGTACAGAATTCCTATACATGGGCAAAAGCCAGCTTCCAACAGAAGAAGAGCAATACGATGCGTATTCCTCCGTTCTGAAGCAAATGGGAGACAAACCAGTTGTTGTCCGGACGCTTGACATCGGCGGCGACAAAGAATTGGACTATTTGGAACTTCCACATGAAATGAACCCGTTCCTCGGCTATCGCGCTATCCGTCTCTGCCTTGAGCGCGACGATATTTTCCGTGTGCAGCTGAGAGCACTACTTCGTGCGAGCGTTCACGGGAACCTTAAAATCATGTTCCCAATGATTGCTACGCTGGACGAGTTCCGTCAGGCAAAAGCTCTTCTTGAAGAAGAGAAAGCCAACTTGGTGAAGGAAGGTCAGGAAGTATCGGATGACATTGAAGTCGGTATGATGGTTGAGATCCCTGCTACGGCGGTCATCGCTCGTCAGTTCGCTAAAGAAGTCGACTTCTTCAGTATCGGTACAAATGACCTTATTCAATACACGATGGCTGCTGACCGTATGAACGAACGAGTATCCTACTTGTATCAACCATACAACCCTGCCATCCTGAACCTTATCAATAACGTGATTGAAGCTGCTCACGCCGAAGGCAAATGGGCCGGCATGTGTGGAGAGATGGCGGGAGACGAAATCGCTATCCCTATCCTGCTTGGACTCGGCTTGGACGAATTCAGTATGAGCGCCACATCCATTCTTCCTGCACGTACACAAATCAAAGATCTATCCAAGAAAGAGCTTGCTTCCTTCAAGGATCAGATTCTTTCTATGGGTACTGCAGAAGAAGTCGTTGATTTCATTAAAGAAAAGACACAGAAATAAAACTGGTATAACTAATTGCTTTGTGGGACAATAAGTGTGTGCTGATGCAAGTCTCAGTACGTCGAATCTGACGAAAGAGATGTGTTTCCATGACATTGACGATTCTCTTAATCTTGTGCATCGGTATTGTACTACTGATAGCCGCTATGTTTGGTTTTGCTGTCTCTAAAGGCTATGACTATAAACACACCGTCGATCCTTTGCCCGCAGAGGATCTCCATGAAGACAAACACAAAAAAGCTGACGCCCCTTAAGCGTCAGCTTTTTTTCTTTATTAGAGACCTTCTATGATCTTTCTACCTATTACAAACCCCAAACCCTGCCATGCAACGAAAACGCTTCTAACCATGGTCTTTGTCGCTTATAATGCCCACGTCGGGTTCACTCTGTTTATTATCGATCGATAATACTCAACTTCTTACCTATCTCCGTCCGCAGCTTCGGCTTAGGAACTCTCGCCGGATACCCCATCTGCAACACAGACACGAGACGGTGAATGTGCGGATCCA
This sequence is a window from Bacillus sp. SB49. Protein-coding genes within it:
- a CDS encoding phosphocarrier protein HPr, whose amino-acid sequence is MVEKTFKITSADGVHARPATVLVQNAGKYESDINLHYKEKAVNLKSIMGIMSLGIPAGAEVKITAEGNDEQEAIDHLEKTMKNEGLGE
- the ptsP gene encoding phosphoenolpyruvate--protein phosphotransferase, whose amino-acid sequence is MTQLQGIAASSGIAIAKVYRLEAPDLSFTKNAIEQPEEEVKRLHEALNTSKSELEKIKEHTKKSLGDEHAEIFSAHLLVLSDPELIQPVEDKIKSDNVNAEFALSETADMFINMFESMDNEYMRERAADIRDVTKRVMAHLLGVTFPDPALINEEVVIVADDLTPSDTAQLNKQYVKGFTTDIGGRTSHSAIMARSLEIPAVVGTKNITSQADKDTMIIVDGISGDVIIDPSEEQIAAYKQKQDDFEKQKQEWAKLKDEPTITSEGEHVELVANIGTPEDVEGVLNNGGEGVGLYRTEFLYMGKSQLPTEEEQYDAYSSVLKQMGDKPVVVRTLDIGGDKELDYLELPHEMNPFLGYRAIRLCLERDDIFRVQLRALLRASVHGNLKIMFPMIATLDEFRQAKALLEEEKANLVKEGQEVSDDIEVGMMVEIPATAVIARQFAKEVDFFSIGTNDLIQYTMAADRMNERVSYLYQPYNPAILNLINNVIEAAHAEGKWAGMCGEMAGDEIAIPILLGLGLDEFSMSATSILPARTQIKDLSKKELASFKDQILSMGTAEEVVDFIKEKTQK
- the ytzI gene encoding YtzI protein, producing the protein MTLTILLILCIGIVLLIAAMFGFAVSKGYDYKHTVDPLPAEDLHEDKHKKADAP